A section of the Anabaena cylindrica PCC 7122 genome encodes:
- a CDS encoding ABC transporter ATP-binding protein produces MPLELQNLTGGYTVSPIINDINLSLQTGEWLSLVGANGSGKSTLLKLISRILAPQQGVILLDGKAIHSQPANLVAQKLALLPQQQTVPVGLTVSQLVSLGRTPYQPWWQWELSAEDRQKVEGAIEKTQLENFSDRLVEELSGGERQRAFLALALAQEPKVLLLDEPTTYLDINYQLQLLELLKNLNQQQNLTIVTVLHELNLAARYSSRMALLKQGHLWEVGTPETVLTSNNIAHVFGVESVIIHTPVGLQVCAISSV; encoded by the coding sequence ATGCCTCTCGAATTACAAAATCTTACGGGTGGTTATACTGTTTCGCCAATTATCAATGATATTAACCTTTCTTTGCAAACTGGAGAATGGTTAAGTTTGGTTGGTGCTAATGGTTCAGGTAAATCTACTTTATTGAAATTAATTAGTCGAATTCTTGCACCACAACAAGGAGTAATTTTACTCGATGGCAAAGCGATTCACTCGCAGCCTGCAAATTTAGTAGCTCAAAAATTAGCACTTTTACCACAACAGCAAACAGTTCCTGTCGGTTTAACAGTAAGTCAATTAGTAAGTTTAGGAAGGACACCCTATCAACCCTGGTGGCAATGGGAATTAAGTGCTGAAGATAGACAAAAAGTTGAGGGGGCAATTGAAAAAACACAATTAGAGAATTTTAGCGATCGCTTGGTTGAAGAACTATCTGGTGGTGAAAGACAACGGGCTTTTTTAGCTTTAGCTTTAGCCCAAGAACCAAAGGTATTATTACTAGATGAACCGACAACGTATTTAGATATAAATTATCAATTACAATTATTAGAGTTACTGAAAAATCTCAATCAGCAGCAAAATTTAACTATAGTCACCGTTTTACACGAATTAAATTTAGCTGCCCGTTATAGTTCCCGCATGGCTTTATTAAAACAAGGTCATCTTTGGGAAGTTGGTACACCCGAAACTGTGCTGACATCTAATAATATTGCTCATGTTTTTGGTGTGGAATCCGTAATTATTCACACCCCTGTAGGATTGCAAGTTTGCGCCATCTCTTCAGTATAA
- a CDS encoding polysaccharide deacetylase family protein, whose protein sequence is MQFASLFPLIHRILQPSFPNCLWHGNIHSQAIPTERFAIALTFDDGPHPLYTPQVLAVLDHYKITASFFWLGVCVNRSPHIAKAVTDAGHWIGLHGYEHHSFPLLSSTDLKQSLEKTQAAIYNACNLQPSLVRDVRPPNGFFTPQTLKLFQQWNYRPVMWSVVPEDWVRPGVSVVVQRILEQVKGGSIIVLHDGVCGGQDVAQTIQILIPQLLQLGYEFVTVDSLWQH, encoded by the coding sequence ATGCAGTTTGCATCTCTTTTTCCCCTGATTCACCGTATTCTCCAACCGAGTTTTCCTAATTGTCTGTGGCATGGTAATATTCATAGTCAAGCGATTCCTACGGAGCGCTTCGCTATCGCTCTCACTTTTGATGATGGACCCCATCCTTTATACACACCGCAAGTATTAGCCGTTTTAGATCATTACAAAATTACAGCTAGTTTTTTCTGGTTGGGTGTTTGTGTCAACCGTTCACCGCATATTGCCAAAGCAGTCACAGATGCAGGACACTGGATAGGTTTGCATGGCTATGAACATCACTCTTTTCCTCTGCTTTCCTCAACTGACCTCAAGCAGAGTTTAGAAAAAACCCAAGCCGCTATCTACAATGCTTGCAATCTACAACCTTCACTAGTGCGAGATGTTCGTCCTCCTAATGGTTTTTTTACACCTCAAACTTTAAAATTATTTCAACAGTGGAATTACAGACCAGTCATGTGGAGTGTTGTTCCAGAAGATTGGGTACGTCCTGGTGTATCTGTAGTTGTTCAACGAATACTTGAACAAGTGAAAGGTGGATCAATTATTGTCTTGCATGATGGTGTTTGTGGTGGACAAGATGTGGCACAAACTATCCAAATCCTTATTCCCCAATTATTACAACTAGGCTATGAATTTGTAACTGTTGATAGCTTATGGCAGCATTAA
- a CDS encoding calcium-binding protein, giving the protein MALIFGTNFNDNGTFQGSTFYPTLVGTIFADIIYGYGGNDIIDGGLGADTMYGGTGNDTYYIGNSGDLVIENAGEGLDTVYASISYTLTNNVEILFLAGTGAINGYGNSLSNRITGNSANNIIYGYGGNDRINGGAGADRMYGGTGDDDYYVDNTGDLVVENFNEGSDIVYASISYTLTNNVEDLVLTGTAHLNATGNSLDNVIVGNSGNNLIYGYGGNDTIFGLDGDDIIFAGSGGGYISGDGGNDSLYGGNDVDTIYGRAGDDLIVGNGGNDILSGGTGADQFLFTSLSDGIDTITDFDWNTDGDKILVDKLGFGSSDLNQFIYDSTTGDLFFLPTWDLDIKFAVIANTPSGFNPRADIILF; this is encoded by the coding sequence ATGGCTTTGATTTTTGGTACAAATTTCAATGACAATGGTACTTTTCAAGGTTCGACTTTTTACCCCACACTGGTAGGTACAATTTTTGCGGATATTATCTATGGCTATGGTGGCAACGACATTATTGATGGTGGTCTTGGTGCTGACACCATGTATGGTGGTACTGGCAACGATACCTATTATATTGGTAATTCAGGCGATTTAGTAATTGAGAATGCTGGTGAAGGTTTAGACACAGTTTATGCTTCTATTAGCTACACATTGACAAACAATGTAGAAATACTCTTTTTAGCAGGAACTGGTGCAATCAATGGATATGGTAATAGTTTAAGTAATCGCATCACAGGAAATAGCGCCAATAATATTATCTATGGCTATGGCGGCAACGACAGAATCAATGGTGGTGCTGGTGCTGACAGAATGTATGGTGGTACTGGTGACGATGATTATTATGTTGATAATACAGGTGACTTAGTAGTTGAGAATTTCAATGAAGGTTCAGACATAGTTTATGCTTCTATTAGCTACACTTTGACAAACAATGTAGAAGACCTTGTTCTCACAGGAACTGCTCACTTGAATGCTACAGGCAACAGTTTAGATAACGTTATTGTTGGCAATAGTGGCAATAATCTCATTTACGGTTATGGCGGTAATGACACGATCTTTGGGTTAGATGGTGATGATATTATTTTTGCAGGATCAGGGGGCGGTTACATCTCTGGGGATGGAGGTAATGATAGTTTGTACGGTGGCAATGATGTGGATACTATCTACGGTCGTGCAGGAGATGATCTTATAGTTGGTAATGGTGGTAATGACATTCTTTCTGGAGGTACTGGTGCAGATCAATTCCTCTTTACCTCTTTATCGGATGGTATTGATACTATTACAGATTTCGATTGGAACACAGATGGCGACAAAATCCTGGTTGATAAATTGGGATTTGGTTCATCTGATTTGAACCAGTTCATTTATGACAGCACTACAGGTGATTTATTTTTCCTGCCTACATGGGACTTGGACATTAAGTTCGCAGTCATCGCAAACACTCCATCCGGCTTCAATCCGCGTGCGGACATTATTTTATTTTAA
- a CDS encoding RnfABCDGE type electron transport complex subunit D — MFKDIRDYQILFLSLFLILGIGTRDWTLRPLFILIAIATCITTQLIFSLAISHWSFFISPEPTDHQPIINIRSPLITSLGLSLLLRADHWTTMVLAAVTAIGSKFIFQTGEKHFFNPANFGIITVLALTSDAWVSPGQWGEEWWYGLLFAGTGGMILQRVGRWDTTAAFLGAYSLLEAVRNLWLGWTWDVYLHRLTSGSLILFALFMVTDPRSIPNARIGRIIWAVSIAMITFILRNYFFLSTAVFWALFAIAPLTILIDTIWFSPQFSWFKQGLEESKSLSL, encoded by the coding sequence ATGTTTAAAGATATTCGAGATTATCAAATTCTATTTTTGAGCTTATTCCTAATTTTAGGGATTGGCACAAGAGACTGGACACTGCGACCTTTATTTATTTTAATAGCGATCGCAACCTGCATCACGACTCAACTAATATTCTCCTTAGCCATCAGTCATTGGTCATTCTTCATTAGCCCAGAACCAACTGATCATCAACCCATAATCAATATCCGCAGTCCCCTAATTACCTCTCTCGGACTCAGTTTATTATTACGGGCTGACCATTGGACAACAATGGTTTTAGCTGCCGTCACCGCCATAGGTAGCAAATTTATCTTCCAAACTGGTGAGAAGCATTTCTTCAACCCTGCCAACTTCGGCATTATTACCGTCTTAGCACTCACCTCTGATGCCTGGGTTTCCCCCGGACAGTGGGGTGAAGAATGGTGGTATGGACTGCTATTTGCTGGTACAGGAGGCATGATTTTACAACGAGTTGGTCGTTGGGACACCACAGCAGCCTTTTTAGGTGCTTACTCCCTACTAGAAGCCGTGCGTAATCTTTGGCTAGGTTGGACTTGGGATGTTTACTTGCATCGCTTGACAAGTGGTTCTTTAATCCTATTTGCCTTATTTATGGTGACAGATCCTCGGTCAATTCCCAACGCCCGTATAGGGAGGATAATTTGGGCTGTATCTATTGCCATGATCACCTTTATTTTGCGGAATTATTTCTTTCTTTCTACCGCAGTATTTTGGGCATTATTTGCGATCGCACCATTGACCATTCTTATAGATACTATCTGGTTCTCCCCCCAATTTTCTTGGTTCAAACAAGGGTTGGAAGAATCAAAGTCTCTCTCCCTGTAG
- a CDS encoding DUF2330 domain-containing protein: protein MRKFKLFIPLLIALIAILSFAPTALAFCGFYVAKADTKLYNKASQVVIARQDNKTVLTMANDFQGEVKDFAMVVPVPTVIKEEQVRVAEPRIIERLDAFSAPRLVEYFDEDPCAPVYKMSAVPAPMSAASRGAAESSRQDNSLGVTVEAQFNVGEYDIVILSAKESGGLETWLNRNGYKMPRGSNQLLKPYIRSSMKFFVAKINLDKFAESGYQSLRPLQISYESPKFMLPIRLGMINATTEQDLIVYILSPQGQAEVTNYRTVKVPSNLNIPVFVKSEFGDFYKSMFQTSYTKEDKKVAFLEYAWNMSNCDPCSADPLNSEELKQAGVFWLDNNIDNNGIASPQFRRPFPTGNVFITRLHVRYTRNKFPEDLIFQTTSNQESFQGRYVLQHPFTGNLQCSAGREYKRSLSGRFEQEAQTLAKLTNWKIQDIRQKMKFNVGTTTSSWWENLLTWLGL, encoded by the coding sequence ATGAGAAAATTTAAATTATTCATCCCCTTACTAATAGCACTTATTGCTATCCTATCTTTTGCACCAACAGCATTGGCTTTTTGTGGTTTTTATGTCGCCAAAGCTGATACTAAACTCTACAACAAAGCTTCTCAGGTAGTAATTGCACGGCAGGATAATAAAACAGTATTAACAATGGCTAACGACTTTCAAGGCGAAGTTAAAGACTTTGCAATGGTCGTACCAGTACCAACCGTCATCAAAGAAGAACAAGTACGCGTTGCCGAACCGAGAATTATTGAACGATTGGATGCTTTTAGCGCTCCTAGATTAGTAGAATATTTTGATGAAGATCCCTGCGCCCCAGTTTACAAAATGAGCGCTGTACCAGCACCAATGTCAGCAGCAAGCAGAGGTGCAGCGGAAAGTAGTAGACAAGATAACAGTTTAGGTGTCACCGTTGAGGCACAATTCAACGTTGGTGAATATGATATCGTTATCCTCAGTGCCAAAGAATCTGGTGGTTTAGAAACTTGGCTGAATCGCAATGGTTACAAAATGCCCAGAGGATCAAATCAATTACTCAAACCCTATATTCGTTCTTCAATGAAGTTCTTTGTTGCCAAAATCAACCTAGATAAATTTGCAGAATCTGGCTACCAATCACTCCGACCTCTACAAATATCCTACGAATCACCCAAGTTTATGTTACCTATTCGCTTGGGTATGATTAACGCCACAACTGAACAAGATTTAATAGTCTACATTCTTTCACCCCAGGGACAAGCCGAAGTCACCAATTACCGGACAGTGAAAGTTCCTTCTAATCTCAATATTCCTGTTTTTGTTAAAAGTGAATTTGGCGACTTCTATAAATCAATGTTTCAAACTTCTTACACCAAAGAAGATAAAAAAGTTGCTTTTCTAGAATATGCTTGGAATATGAGTAATTGCGATCCTTGTTCTGCTGATCCTCTCAACTCAGAAGAACTCAAACAAGCAGGTGTATTTTGGTTAGATAATAATATCGATAACAATGGCATAGCATCTCCTCAATTTCGTCGTCCCTTCCCCACAGGTAATGTTTTCATCACTCGTTTGCACGTCCGCTACACCCGTAATAAGTTTCCAGAAGATTTGATATTTCAAACAACTTCCAATCAAGAATCTTTCCAAGGACGTTATGTTTTACAACATCCCTTTACAGGAAATTTACAGTGTTCCGCAGGTAGGGAATACAAACGGTCTTTGTCTGGACGTTTTGAACAAGAAGCCCAAACTCTAGCCAAGTTAACGAATTGGAAAATTCAAGACATTCGTCAAAAAATGAAATTCAATGTCGGAACTACAACAAGTTCTTGGTGGGAAAATCTTTTAACCTGGTTGGGATTATAA
- a CDS encoding WD40 repeat domain-containing protein: MDLRKFFQITNSHKTIAAGVGLAVLAVSANCQAQGLTKPKQPADKMLADSFVNAVSAQTNLSPTLRTSDADNSAFKVAGKLKQTQGVRTNHQIMITADAQQPEQRTLTGHNDFVISLVVSADSKTLASSSADGTIKIWDITTGKLIKTLNHRYQVYGVAWNSDSKTLASISGNEIIIWNVTTGKPLKTLTGSHGFWSVTWSPDGKKLALGGWDKTIRVWDANTGKLIQTLRGHTLEVYNVAWSPDGKTLASGSGDSTIKLWDANTGKLIKTLGHRGTVYGLAWSPDSKTLASSSTERTIKLWDISTDKLITTLTGHSDAVGSLAWSADGKTLASSSADSTIKLWDTSTGKLIKTLNGHRDIVLSVAWSADGKTIASASRDKTIKLWNVDFVEEGARSQ, from the coding sequence ATGGATTTACGAAAATTTTTTCAAATAACTAACTCTCATAAAACTATTGCAGCCGGAGTTGGTTTGGCTGTACTGGCTGTGTCAGCAAATTGTCAAGCACAAGGACTTACGAAACCAAAACAACCAGCTGATAAGATGCTTGCAGATAGCTTTGTTAACGCAGTCTCAGCACAAACAAATCTCTCCCCAACACTGAGAACCAGTGATGCTGATAATTCTGCATTCAAAGTAGCAGGAAAACTCAAACAAACTCAAGGGGTAAGAACAAATCATCAAATTATGATAACCGCAGATGCACAGCAACCAGAACAGAGAACCTTGACAGGACACAATGATTTTGTTATCAGTTTGGTAGTAAGTGCAGATAGCAAAACTCTCGCTTCTAGTAGTGCAGATGGTACTATCAAAATCTGGGATATAACGACGGGTAAATTAATTAAAACCCTAAATCATCGCTATCAGGTATATGGTGTAGCTTGGAATAGTGATAGCAAAACGCTTGCTTCTATAAGTGGGAACGAAATAATTATCTGGAATGTAACCACTGGAAAACCACTCAAAACCCTGACTGGTAGCCACGGGTTCTGGAGTGTAACTTGGAGTCCGGACGGCAAAAAACTCGCTTTGGGAGGTTGGGATAAAACCATCCGAGTCTGGGATGCAAACACAGGTAAATTAATCCAAACCCTCCGTGGGCATACATTAGAGGTTTACAATGTTGCTTGGAGTCCGGATGGTAAAACCCTCGCTTCTGGGAGTGGGGATAGCACTATCAAACTTTGGGATGCAAACACAGGTAAATTAATCAAAACTCTTGGACATAGAGGAACTGTTTATGGTTTGGCTTGGAGTCCTGACAGCAAAACCTTAGCTTCTTCTAGTACAGAGCGAACTATCAAACTCTGGGATATAAGCACAGATAAATTAATTACAACCCTGACTGGGCATAGCGATGCGGTTGGTAGCCTGGCTTGGAGTGCAGATGGTAAAACCCTGGCTTCTAGTAGTGCAGACAGTACTATCAAACTCTGGGATACAAGCACAGGCAAATTGATCAAAACCTTGAATGGACATAGAGATATTGTCTTGAGTGTGGCTTGGAGTGCAGATGGTAAAACTATCGCTTCTGCAAGTAGAGACAAAACCATTAAACTCTGGAATGTCGATTTTGTTGAAGAAGGAGCCAGGAGTCAGTAG
- the hpsU gene encoding hormogonium polysaccharide biosynthesis acetyltransferase HpsU has translation MTNEKPFVDLRNYDQSWFDRGRPGWYVLFWWLVQAIAFPLTPQPLNVLRCQLLRLFGAKIGKGVLIRPTARFTYPWKVTIGDYSWIGDDVVFYSLDQIAIGEHCIVSQKSYLCTGSHDIQDPAFALKTATITIGNGAWVAADCFVAPGVEIGTNAVIGARSSVFANMPPGQVCWGSPCRPQHPRVKTEGNPTFKTSG, from the coding sequence ATGACCAATGAAAAACCTTTTGTAGATTTACGTAACTATGACCAATCTTGGTTTGACAGAGGTCGTCCAGGTTGGTATGTTTTGTTTTGGTGGTTGGTGCAAGCGATCGCATTTCCGCTCACTCCCCAACCGCTGAATGTATTGCGTTGTCAGCTACTGCGACTATTTGGAGCTAAAATTGGCAAAGGCGTATTAATCAGACCCACAGCCCGTTTCACCTATCCTTGGAAAGTTACCATAGGTGATTACAGTTGGATTGGTGATGATGTAGTTTTCTACAGCCTTGATCAAATTGCCATTGGTGAACACTGCATAGTTTCCCAAAAAAGTTATCTGTGTACTGGCAGTCATGACATCCAAGATCCTGCCTTTGCTTTAAAAACCGCAACTATAACCATCGGTAATGGTGCATGGGTAGCAGCAGATTGTTTTGTAGCCCCAGGAGTGGAAATTGGTACTAATGCCGTGATAGGTGCGCGTAGTAGTGTTTTTGCTAATATGCCCCCTGGTCAAGTTTGTTGGGGGAGTCCCTGTCGTCCCCAGCATCCAAGAGTCAAAACGGAAGGAAACCCAACATTCAAGACTTCTGGTTAA
- a CDS encoding glycosyltransferase family 2 protein, whose product MSSKIPVSVLIPAKNEEANLPACLTSLAVADEIFVVDSQSSDRSIEIAESYGAKVVQFNFNGSWPKKKNWSLENLPFRNEWVLIVDCDERITPESWAEIAELIQKDECNGYYINRRVFFLGKWIRHGGKYPDWNLRLFKHQKGRYENLNTEDIPNTGDNEVHEHVILEGQVGYLKHDMLHEDFRDLYHWLERHNRYSNWEARVYFNLLSGKDNANTIGANLFGDAVQRKRFLKTVWVRLPFKPLLRFILFYILQRGFLDGKAGYIYGRLLSQYEYQIGVKLYELSSCGGQLNTANISESTSSTLSQEVG is encoded by the coding sequence ATGTCATCTAAAATACCAGTTTCCGTACTCATTCCCGCTAAAAATGAAGAAGCAAACTTACCTGCTTGTCTCACTAGTCTGGCAGTCGCCGATGAAATTTTTGTAGTCGATTCTCAAAGCAGTGATAGAAGCATCGAAATTGCGGAAAGTTACGGTGCTAAAGTTGTACAATTTAACTTTAATGGCAGTTGGCCGAAAAAGAAAAATTGGTCATTAGAAAACCTGCCTTTTAGAAATGAATGGGTGCTAATTGTTGATTGTGATGAGCGAATTACACCAGAATCCTGGGCAGAAATTGCTGAACTAATTCAAAAAGATGAATGCAATGGTTATTATATCAATCGCCGCGTATTCTTCTTAGGAAAATGGATTCGTCACGGAGGTAAATATCCTGATTGGAACCTCCGATTATTTAAACATCAAAAAGGTCGTTACGAAAACCTCAACACCGAAGATATACCCAACACAGGCGATAACGAAGTTCACGAACACGTAATTTTAGAAGGTCAAGTCGGATATCTCAAACATGATATGCTCCACGAAGACTTCCGCGACCTTTATCACTGGTTAGAAAGACATAACCGCTATTCTAATTGGGAAGCCCGTGTTTATTTTAATTTGCTCTCAGGTAAAGATAACGCTAATACTATTGGTGCAAATCTATTTGGTGATGCAGTACAACGGAAACGCTTCTTAAAAACCGTGTGGGTGCGTTTGCCATTTAAACCATTATTAAGGTTTATCTTGTTCTATATTCTTCAACGCGGCTTTTTAGATGGCAAAGCCGGATATATCTATGGACGCTTACTGAGTCAATATGAATATCAAATTGGGGTCAAACTCTACGAATTAAGCAGTTGTGGAGGACAATTAAATACTGCAAACATCTCTGAATCTACCTCCTCAACTTTGTCTCAAGAAGTTGGGTAA
- a CDS encoding glycosyltransferase encodes MPDIQISAIICTHNRDMYLGAAIDSLLAQEFAAKFEIVVVDNGSSDRTREVVEQRSSYPHLKYIFEPTLGLSVARNTGAKAASADILAYLDDDAVASPQWLQILYSAYENNPKIAIAGGKVTLIWPPGIEPPKWISPGLAANLGAYDLGESNLYIDQPGSTPRGLNYSIRRSFLDNIGGFDPQLGRVGKNLLSNEELQMTEFALQQGWQVAYLPQALVAHNVAPERLKPSWFLNRGWWQGISECYREQLAGKAGLGQIQRGSEKFVRGLYKSLQYITDPAERFDKLVYAYGQIGYLNAAIHGLMSKTNKKI; translated from the coding sequence ATGCCAGATATCCAAATCTCTGCCATCATTTGTACTCATAATCGAGATATGTACTTGGGTGCAGCAATCGACAGCCTATTGGCTCAGGAATTTGCGGCTAAGTTTGAAATTGTGGTAGTGGATAATGGATCTAGCGATCGCACTCGTGAAGTTGTAGAACAAAGATCCAGCTATCCCCACCTCAAGTATATTTTTGAACCCACACTAGGTTTATCTGTCGCTCGCAACACAGGTGCTAAAGCTGCCAGTGCTGACATTCTCGCCTATTTAGATGATGATGCCGTAGCCAGTCCCCAATGGTTGCAAATTTTGTATTCTGCATATGAGAATAACCCCAAAATAGCGATCGCTGGTGGCAAAGTTACCCTCATCTGGCCCCCAGGCATCGAACCACCAAAATGGATATCTCCCGGACTAGCTGCCAACTTAGGAGCCTATGACTTAGGTGAAAGCAACCTCTACATTGACCAACCAGGTTCCACCCCCAGAGGCTTAAATTACTCCATCCGCCGCAGTTTTCTAGACAATATCGGCGGTTTTGACCCCCAACTAGGACGAGTCGGCAAAAACCTATTATCTAACGAAGAACTACAAATGACCGAATTTGCCCTCCAGCAAGGTTGGCAAGTCGCTTATCTTCCCCAAGCCCTAGTTGCTCACAACGTTGCCCCAGAACGCCTCAAACCCTCCTGGTTTTTAAACCGGGGTTGGTGGCAAGGTATCAGTGAGTGCTATCGGGAACAACTTGCAGGTAAAGCCGGTCTTGGACAGATACAACGAGGTAGCGAAAAGTTTGTACGTGGCTTATATAAATCATTACAATATATTACTGATCCAGCCGAAAGATTTGATAAACTAGTCTATGCTTATGGTCAGATTGGTTACTTAAATGCTGCAATTCACGGACTTATGTCTAAAACCAACAAAAAAATATAG
- the cobU gene encoding bifunctional adenosylcobinamide kinase/adenosylcobinamide-phosphate guanylyltransferase encodes MSRVILVTGPARSGKSEWAENLAIQSGKPVIYIATATENTHDLEWQQRIEKHQKRRPQNWVTLHAPVKLAASLTNAKPNTCILIDSLGTWVANFLEQDDLSWDKIVTELLETVSLVEADLLFVGEETGWGVVPAYPLGRTFRDRLGALVRQLGAICETVYLVTGGHVLNLSILGVPLPPAKS; translated from the coding sequence ATGAGTAGAGTTATTTTAGTAACAGGGCCAGCACGTTCAGGTAAAAGTGAATGGGCAGAGAATTTAGCTATTCAGTCAGGAAAACCCGTTATTTATATAGCCACAGCTACTGAAAATACCCATGATCTAGAGTGGCAACAACGTATTGAAAAACACCAAAAACGCCGTCCACAAAATTGGGTAACACTCCATGCACCTGTGAAACTTGCGGCAAGTCTAACTAATGCCAAGCCTAATACCTGTATTTTGATTGATTCTTTGGGAACTTGGGTAGCTAATTTTCTGGAACAAGATGATTTGAGTTGGGACAAAATCGTGACAGAATTGCTAGAAACTGTGTCTTTAGTAGAGGCTGATCTGCTATTTGTAGGAGAAGAAACAGGTTGGGGTGTAGTTCCTGCTTATCCTCTGGGGAGAACATTTCGCGATCGCTTGGGTGCTTTAGTTCGTCAATTAGGTGCTATTTGCGAGACAGTTTACTTAGTTACAGGTGGTCATGTTTTAAATCTCAGTATTTTGGGTGTACCCTTACCACCAGCGAAGTCTTAA
- a CDS encoding CTB family bacteriocin, with translation MSNLFTAVSIKEQEIVAGGYGNSYGEDTGTGSSLVDKIYTEYAFKNAVLNADVFSGPGGSRVLQNFELVDLYTEASKKFKAFQY, from the coding sequence ATGTCTAACTTATTTACCGCAGTATCCATTAAAGAACAAGAAATCGTAGCTGGTGGTTATGGTAATAGTTATGGTGAAGACACAGGTACTGGCAGCAGTCTTGTGGACAAAATTTACACCGAATACGCTTTCAAGAACGCTGTGTTGAATGCTGACGTTTTCTCCGGTCCTGGTGGTAGCAGAGTGTTACAGAACTTTGAACTTGTGGATCTGTATACAGAAGCATCCAAGAAATTTAAAGCTTTCCAGTACTAA